Below is a window of Bacteroidota bacterium DNA.
AATGTTTCTATTTGTTCAGGTTCAATTCGTAATTTTTCCTGGATTATCTCCTGGATGGATTCTTGAATTTGCTTATTTTGTGCATAATTTTGAGCCAGAATTGAAATAGGTAGTAAGCCCGAAAAAAAGAAGATTGAAATAAGTATAATGGAGCCACGTAATGTCATGCTTCGAATTTATTTTATATAAAAACAAATTTAGGTCTATCTTTACAATTCACCCTAATGATTAATTAGTAAAGAAATATTTAAAACATATGATCTCCTCGACTTTCAATGATGATTATTTTATGAAAAAGGCTTTTGAGGAAGCCCAAGCAGCATTGGAAGAGGGAGAGGTTCCTGTTGGTGCAATTATAGTTGCCGAAAATAAAATTATTGGCAGGGGACATAATCAAACGGAAATACTTCATGATGTGACTGCACATGCTGAAATAATAGCTATTTCGGCAGCATCAAATTATTTGGGATCTAAATATCTGAAAGATTGCAGATTGTATGTTACACTAGAGCCTTGCGCGATGTGTGCAGCAGCTATTAATGCAGCACAATTGGAAAGCCTTGTATTTGCTGCAGACGATCCCAAGAAAGGTTATAGGCTGTATAAACCTTCATTAATTCACCCCAAGCTAAAAGTTATTAGCGGTATTCGACAAGATGAATGCAGAATGATATTGCAGGAATTTTTTGAGGAAAAAAGAAATAAGAATGATAATTGACCCACGCATTATAGACTTTTTAAGTACGAAACACAAAATTCTAATTACAACTCATGTTCGGCCTGATGGGGATGCCATCGGATCCTCTTTGGCTCTCATGCATTTTCTTAGAAAAAAAGGTCATTATGTAATGCTAACTTTTCCTTCCATTTTTGCCGATTATCATAAGTGGTTTCCTGGTGTGGAAGATGCCCTGATATATCCACATAAGAAAGGAAGCGTTGAAACCTTTTTAAAAAATACAGATTTGATTATTGCTGTAGATTTTAATGATTTAAAAAGGAATGCAGATTTGGGTAAGTATTTAGCTGAATTGGAAATACCCAAACTGATGATAGATCATCATCCCGAACCAGATACAAGTTTCACCTATGAAGTTTGGAGTACAAAATATTGTGCAGCTGGTGAGGCTGTATTTGATTTAATTAATGCCATTGACGAAACTTCGTTAATGGATCAGACTATTTGCACTTGCCTATATGCAGCGATTATTTCTGATAGTGGATCTTTTCGCTACCCTTCGGTGACCAAACGAACGTTTGAAATTGCCTCAAAATTACTTGAATCAGGCATAGAACATAGCCTGATACAAAGAGAAGTGTACGATAATTTCAGTGAGAAGAGATTGCGTTTTTGGGGGCATTGTGTGACAGAAAAAATGGAATTTATCGAAGAACATAAAGCAGCATTTATTAGCGTATCCAAGGAAGATTTTGAAAAATTCAAAACCAAGGCTTCAGATACGGAAAATCTGGTGAATTTCCCTATGAATATTAAGGATGTCATCATCTCAGTTTTGCTGGTTGAGCACGATGGCTTTATCAAATTATCGTTTCGATCAAAAGATGAATTCCCTGTAAATGAGCTGGCGAAAAAATACTTTAATGGCGGTGGACATTTGAATGCTGCAGGTGGTGAAAGCAAATCGGATATGGCAACTGCCATCCAGGAATTGAGAGATGGATTGAAAACACTCTAAATATTTAAAAATTTTGCTAACTTGACTATCAATTCAAATAGCAATTCGTATGCATAATAAAGTGCAATATGTTTTATTCATTGTTTTATTTTGTTTCCAGATACTTATTTTTAGTAATTGCGAAACAGAAGGCAGAATACCAAGGCTGAAAACAAGTGAAACTACTAATATTACTTCAACAACTGCAATTAGTGGAGGCAGTATTTTGTCAAATGGAGGTGAGTTTATAATTGCTCGTGGCGTTTGTTGGAGTGAAAATCAAAACCCAACAATTCTGGATAGTGTTGTAACAAATGGAAGTGGAGATGGAAGTTTTTCCAGTATACTGAAAGGTTTAATTCCAAATACAAGCTATTATGTAAGGGCATTTGCAACCAACATTAATGGAACAGGTTATGGAAAAGAAATTACATTTTCTACAACCAGTATCTCAGATGTGGATGGGAACAGTTATAACTATGTAACAATAGGAACTCAAGTTTGGATGCTTGAGAATTTAAGAACCACAAAATATAGAAATGGTGATCCGAT
It encodes the following:
- a CDS encoding nucleoside deaminase; amino-acid sequence: MISSTFNDDYFMKKAFEEAQAALEEGEVPVGAIIVAENKIIGRGHNQTEILHDVTAHAEIIAISAASNYLGSKYLKDCRLYVTLEPCAMCAAAINAAQLESLVFAADDPKKGYRLYKPSLIHPKLKVISGIRQDECRMILQEFFEEKRNKNDN
- a CDS encoding bifunctional oligoribonuclease/PAP phosphatase NrnA; protein product: MIIDPRIIDFLSTKHKILITTHVRPDGDAIGSSLALMHFLRKKGHYVMLTFPSIFADYHKWFPGVEDALIYPHKKGSVETFLKNTDLIIAVDFNDLKRNADLGKYLAELEIPKLMIDHHPEPDTSFTYEVWSTKYCAAGEAVFDLINAIDETSLMDQTICTCLYAAIISDSGSFRYPSVTKRTFEIASKLLESGIEHSLIQREVYDNFSEKRLRFWGHCVTEKMEFIEEHKAAFISVSKEDFEKFKTKASDTENLVNFPMNIKDVIISVLLVEHDGFIKLSFRSKDEFPVNELAKKYFNGGGHLNAAGGESKSDMATAIQELRDGLKTL